One part of the Sorangiineae bacterium MSr11954 genome encodes these proteins:
- a CDS encoding DUF1579 domain-containing protein, giving the protein MHFRLAHGAPCAIFLSVLAGCHAQSSAPPAAPPMAAAAAAPVATTAAEVAEPTKFCSTPERHQFDFWIGEWDVVMRSHPGDDLTKEWVTSHGINRIRKRFDGCVIEEVFTSSDGPDGPWNGISISQWVPRENTWRQTWTDNQGSYLLHYGGMEDGKMILYSPPRTRDGVTTQKRMVFFDIAKDSMNWRWEGTKDGGRTWTSEITMRYARRR; this is encoded by the coding sequence ATGCATTTTCGCCTTGCCCACGGCGCGCCCTGCGCCATTTTCCTATCCGTGCTCGCGGGCTGCCATGCGCAGTCGTCTGCGCCTCCGGCGGCACCGCCCATGGCTGCTGCGGCGGCGGCTCCGGTCGCGACCACCGCCGCCGAAGTCGCCGAGCCTACGAAGTTTTGCTCCACCCCGGAGCGGCATCAGTTCGACTTTTGGATCGGCGAGTGGGACGTGGTGATGCGAAGCCACCCGGGCGACGATCTCACCAAGGAGTGGGTCACCTCGCACGGCATCAACCGCATTCGGAAGCGGTTCGACGGCTGCGTCATCGAAGAGGTCTTCACATCGTCGGACGGCCCCGATGGCCCGTGGAACGGCATCAGCATCTCGCAGTGGGTTCCCCGCGAGAACACCTGGCGCCAGACGTGGACCGACAACCAAGGCAGCTACCTTTTGCACTACGGCGGCATGGAGGACGGAAAAATGATCCTCTACAGCCCCCCGCGCACCCGAGACGGCGTCACCACGCAAAAGCGCATGGTCTTCTTCGACATCGCGAAGGACTCCATGAACTGGCGCTGGGAGGGCACCAAAGACGGCGGCCGCACCTGGACCAGTGAAATCACCATGCGCTACGCGCGCCGTCGTTGA
- a CDS encoding AraC family transcriptional regulator, with the protein MTAANSSKKRALEADRVGPEEVVFQRGPLRVGQFRCSRWHPQFVDSGPTTGWLITFPRVPVLVAHAGESMVVVDPTIVKFFNKGQEFRREPLFDEGDRCEWFSFDAPTVSAAVRPYDPAAADRPGQPFRWAHAPVDSASFLLQRRIADHVLGLAEGEAVDGLFVEESLYTLLARTVGHAYARRGVRPARGCAASVAKMHAAMVDHVERTLALRYRESISLTDIAKSVGYSPFHLARVFRARTGASIHAKRQKLRLHVALEEVRDPHRDLTDIALGLGFSSHSHFTGAFRGVFGRAPSAMRK; encoded by the coding sequence ATGACCGCTGCTAACAGCAGCAAAAAGCGCGCGCTCGAAGCCGACCGGGTGGGGCCCGAGGAGGTCGTCTTTCAGCGCGGGCCATTGCGGGTGGGGCAGTTTCGGTGCTCGCGCTGGCACCCGCAGTTCGTCGATAGCGGGCCGACCACGGGGTGGCTCATCACGTTTCCGCGGGTGCCGGTGTTGGTGGCGCACGCGGGCGAGTCGATGGTCGTGGTCGACCCGACCATCGTCAAATTCTTCAACAAGGGCCAAGAGTTCCGTCGCGAGCCGCTCTTCGACGAAGGCGACCGGTGCGAGTGGTTCTCCTTCGACGCCCCCACCGTGTCGGCCGCCGTGCGCCCTTACGATCCGGCGGCGGCTGATCGCCCCGGGCAGCCCTTTCGTTGGGCGCACGCGCCGGTGGACAGCGCTTCGTTTTTGCTTCAGCGGCGCATCGCCGATCATGTGTTGGGGCTGGCGGAGGGCGAAGCGGTCGATGGGCTCTTCGTGGAGGAGTCGCTCTATACGTTGCTCGCGCGCACCGTCGGTCATGCCTATGCGCGCAGGGGGGTGCGTCCGGCCCGTGGGTGCGCGGCGTCGGTCGCGAAGATGCATGCGGCCATGGTCGATCATGTGGAGCGAACGCTCGCCTTGCGTTACCGGGAGTCGATTTCGCTGACGGACATCGCCAAATCCGTCGGCTACAGTCCGTTTCATTTGGCCCGCGTGTTTCGCGCGCGCACGGGGGCGAGCATTCATGCGAAGCGGCAGAAGCTTCGGCTGCACGTGGCGCTCGAGGAGGTGCGCGATCCGCACCGCGATCTGACGGACATTGCGCTTGGCTTGGGCTTTTCGAGCCATAGTCATTTCACGGGTGCGTTCCGCGGGGTTTTTGGGCGGGCGCCGAGCGCCATGCGGAAATAG
- a CDS encoding APC family permease — MMGETQTKSALELERESVSVAQSAGLERRIGPLQATAINMTTMCGIGPFITIPTMVAALGGPQAVFGWIIGAIIVLADGLVWAELGAAMPKAGGTYIYLREAFQYRTGRLMPFLFIWTALLFIPLIMSTGVIGLVQYLGYLVPAVVDSEGHANTTGHVVGLGVVVLVIALLYRRIGEVSKLTTFFFYVMLLSVFGVIAAAYTHFHPEYAFDYPKGAFAFGSTFWTGLGAGLIIAIYDYLGYNTSAYLGAEVKDPGRTLPRSIVGSIVGIMLLYLMLQIGVLGVVPWQEVAKSTSIASLVVETTWGKDVANVLTGLIIVTAFASIFAGLLGGSRVPFEAARDKVFLSWFGKLHPKHHFPHISLLVMGVITGIGSLFDLTSVIAVLTAVFVLVQSIGQVVALTVLRKRQPNLVRPYRQWLYPLPSLVALIGWIFLYVSSGLQPVLFSVGWIALGGIAFVIWAKIESIWPFGPKEIKEEFLV, encoded by the coding sequence ATGATGGGCGAGACGCAGACGAAATCCGCGCTCGAATTGGAGCGCGAAAGCGTATCGGTGGCGCAATCCGCAGGCTTGGAGCGCCGCATCGGCCCCCTCCAGGCGACCGCCATCAATATGACCACGATGTGCGGAATCGGGCCATTCATTACGATTCCAACCATGGTGGCCGCCCTCGGGGGACCCCAAGCCGTCTTTGGATGGATCATCGGTGCCATCATCGTGCTCGCCGACGGCTTGGTCTGGGCCGAGCTCGGGGCGGCCATGCCCAAGGCCGGCGGCACCTACATTTACCTGCGCGAGGCCTTCCAGTACCGCACCGGGCGCCTCATGCCGTTCCTGTTCATCTGGACGGCGCTCCTCTTCATCCCCCTCATCATGAGCACGGGGGTCATCGGCCTGGTCCAGTACCTCGGCTACTTGGTCCCCGCGGTGGTGGACTCCGAGGGGCACGCGAACACCACCGGGCACGTCGTGGGCCTGGGGGTGGTGGTCCTGGTGATCGCGCTCCTCTATCGGCGCATCGGCGAGGTGAGCAAGCTGACCACGTTCTTCTTCTACGTGATGCTGCTCTCCGTCTTCGGCGTGATTGCTGCGGCCTACACGCATTTCCACCCCGAGTACGCGTTCGACTACCCCAAGGGCGCCTTCGCCTTCGGAAGCACCTTCTGGACGGGCTTGGGCGCGGGCCTGATCATCGCCATCTACGACTACCTGGGCTACAACACGTCGGCCTATCTGGGCGCCGAGGTGAAGGATCCCGGTCGCACCCTGCCGCGATCCATCGTGGGATCGATCGTGGGCATCATGCTCCTCTACTTGATGCTGCAGATCGGCGTGCTCGGCGTGGTTCCGTGGCAGGAGGTCGCCAAGTCCACGTCCATCGCGTCCTTGGTGGTCGAGACGACCTGGGGCAAGGACGTGGCCAACGTGCTCACGGGGCTCATCATCGTCACCGCCTTTGCATCGATCTTCGCCGGTCTCTTGGGCGGCTCGCGCGTCCCCTTCGAGGCCGCGCGCGACAAGGTGTTCCTCTCGTGGTTCGGCAAGCTGCACCCGAAGCATCACTTCCCGCATATCTCGCTGCTGGTGATGGGGGTCATCACCGGCATTGGCTCGCTGTTCGACCTGACCAGCGTCATCGCCGTGCTCACCGCGGTGTTCGTGCTGGTGCAATCGATCGGGCAGGTGGTGGCGCTGACGGTGCTGCGCAAACGCCAGCCGAACTTGGTGCGGCCGTACCGGCAATGGCTCTATCCGCTGCCCTCCCTCGTCGCGCTCATCGGCTGGATTTTCCTCTATGTGAGCTCGGGGCTGCAGCCGGTTCTCTTTAGCGTCGGCTGGATTGCGCTCGGCGGCATCGCCTTCGTCATCTGGGCGAAGATCGAGAGCATCTGGCCGTTTGGGCCCAAGGAGATCAAAGAGGAATTTCTGGTGTAA
- a CDS encoding ROK family protein, with protein MRELNQRIVLTRLRSDGAATRPQLAKDTGLSKPTVGQALLELEQSRLVRAVGRTSNGLGRSAILYESNPAAGHVLGLDIGRARIRVAVADLAGTVVARVDEPNRCTTARALMKTVYQLAKKTVNEASLDLDDIVAKVVGSPGVPDRHGRILHYAPNLPDWGRKGLLDELEATLGTGLVVENDANLSAVGEHARGAAKNASSFVCVLVGTGIGMGIVINGRLYRGAHGAAGEVGYLPYGWPLYDVKARERPSRDKKALPSPRGLMEAVAAADSVVKMAEGDGVRGAETAEDVFRLARQGDAGARRTVAEEAARLAFLVASVSAVLDPELVVLSGGIGKSADLLAAPMEQALRTITPLVPKVVPGELGEDAVLTGAISIALTSAVDIVFDRRNDATAE; from the coding sequence ATGCGGGAATTGAATCAACGCATCGTGTTGACCCGACTGCGATCCGACGGAGCAGCCACCCGGCCGCAGCTCGCCAAGGATACCGGTCTCTCGAAGCCAACAGTGGGTCAGGCACTCCTCGAGCTCGAACAGAGTCGTTTGGTGCGCGCCGTCGGGCGCACGTCCAATGGCTTGGGACGCTCGGCCATCCTTTATGAATCCAACCCGGCGGCGGGGCACGTGTTGGGCCTCGACATCGGGCGCGCGCGCATCCGCGTGGCCGTCGCCGATCTGGCAGGGACGGTGGTGGCGCGGGTCGACGAGCCGAATCGTTGCACGACCGCGCGCGCCCTGATGAAGACCGTGTACCAGCTGGCGAAGAAGACGGTGAACGAGGCGTCGCTCGACCTCGACGACATCGTCGCCAAGGTGGTGGGCAGCCCGGGCGTGCCCGATCGCCACGGTCGCATCCTCCATTACGCTCCCAATTTACCCGATTGGGGTCGCAAAGGCTTGCTCGATGAGCTGGAGGCAACCTTGGGCACCGGCCTGGTGGTGGAGAACGATGCCAACCTCTCCGCCGTGGGCGAGCACGCGCGCGGGGCCGCGAAGAACGCGAGCTCCTTCGTCTGCGTGCTGGTGGGGACCGGCATCGGCATGGGCATCGTCATCAACGGGCGCTTGTACCGTGGCGCTCACGGTGCGGCGGGCGAGGTCGGGTATCTGCCATACGGCTGGCCCCTCTACGACGTCAAGGCACGCGAGCGGCCGAGCCGCGACAAAAAGGCGCTCCCCTCGCCGCGCGGTCTGATGGAGGCCGTCGCCGCCGCGGACTCCGTGGTGAAAATGGCGGAGGGCGACGGGGTGCGCGGCGCGGAAACGGCGGAAGACGTCTTTCGCCTCGCGCGTCAAGGCGACGCGGGCGCGCGCCGCACAGTTGCCGAAGAAGCGGCTCGGCTGGCGTTCCTCGTGGCGTCGGTGTCGGCGGTGCTCGATCCGGAGCTGGTGGTGCTCAGCGGCGGCATTGGAAAGAGCGCGGATTTGCTGGCGGCGCCGATGGAGCAGGCGCTCCGGACCATCACACCGCTGGTCCCCAAGGTCGTCCCCGGGGAGCTCGGAGAAGATGCGGTGCTCACCGGGGCGATCTCCATCGCGCTGACCTCGGCGGTGGACATCGTCTTCGATCGGCGCAACGACGCGACGGCGGAGTAA
- a CDS encoding GMC family oxidoreductase produces MSDGYDYDYAIIGSGFGGSVSALRLSEKGYRVAVIEMGKRWRAEDFPKSTWDVRKYFWNPALGLHGIFQMTLLRDIFFVHGAGVGGGSLVYANTLLRPPPAAFADPRWVGFDWEKALAPYYDLAKRMLGAVESPFIVETDRILKEVADEMGRGDTFHKHTVGVYFGRAGVKVPDPFFGGEGPERAGCTSCGGCMVGCRYEAKNTLDKNYLYLAEKRGAEVIAESKVIDIRPRPAGGYELTLERSMGLSRPRRTMRVKGVVVSAGSFGTVELLMGCKERGSLPDISPQLGNFVRTNSEALLAVRSRRNDVDYSRGIAITSGAFVDDKTHIEIVRYPAGSDSMSLLTTLLTGGGGSIPRWLRWLGNMVRHPLQFLRVHVPFGWAKRTAILLVMQPVDNYLRYRMRRRWFWPFSRKLDTAIEGGKAVPVYIPMANRVAQQMAKKMDGIGQSGLLEVLFNKASTAHILGGCPIGLTPDDGAVDPKSRLFGYEDIYVVDGSIVPANLGVNPSLTITAMAEHAMSHVPPKPGAVQKPVRLPELAAVNAGAGADD; encoded by the coding sequence ATGAGCGACGGGTACGATTACGACTACGCGATCATCGGCTCGGGCTTCGGCGGGAGCGTCTCCGCGCTGCGGCTCTCGGAGAAGGGATATCGCGTGGCCGTGATCGAGATGGGAAAGCGATGGCGCGCGGAGGATTTTCCCAAGTCGACCTGGGACGTGCGCAAGTACTTCTGGAACCCGGCGCTCGGCCTCCACGGCATCTTTCAAATGACCCTCTTGCGCGACATCTTCTTCGTCCACGGCGCGGGGGTCGGGGGCGGGAGCCTCGTGTATGCGAACACCTTGCTTCGCCCGCCGCCCGCGGCCTTCGCCGATCCGCGGTGGGTCGGCTTCGATTGGGAAAAGGCGCTGGCGCCCTATTACGATTTGGCCAAGCGGATGCTCGGCGCCGTGGAGTCGCCCTTCATCGTGGAGACCGACCGCATCTTGAAAGAGGTCGCCGACGAGATGGGGCGCGGGGACACGTTTCACAAGCACACGGTCGGCGTTTACTTCGGAAGAGCAGGGGTGAAGGTCCCCGATCCGTTCTTCGGCGGCGAGGGGCCGGAGCGCGCGGGGTGCACGAGCTGCGGCGGGTGCATGGTGGGCTGCCGCTACGAGGCCAAGAACACGCTCGACAAAAATTATTTGTATCTTGCAGAGAAACGAGGGGCCGAGGTGATCGCCGAGTCGAAGGTGATCGACATTCGGCCCCGCCCGGCGGGCGGCTATGAGCTCACCCTGGAGCGCTCGATGGGCTTGTCGCGGCCGCGCCGCACGATGCGGGTCAAGGGGGTGGTCGTCTCGGCGGGCTCGTTCGGCACCGTGGAGCTCCTCATGGGCTGCAAAGAGCGCGGCTCGCTGCCCGACATTTCCCCGCAGCTCGGCAACTTCGTGCGCACCAACAGCGAGGCGCTCCTGGCCGTGCGCTCGCGGCGCAACGACGTGGACTACTCGCGCGGCATCGCCATCACCAGCGGCGCCTTCGTCGATGACAAGACGCACATCGAGATCGTGCGCTACCCGGCGGGGTCCGACTCCATGTCGCTGCTCACCACCCTCCTCACGGGCGGCGGCGGATCCATTCCGCGGTGGCTTCGTTGGCTCGGCAATATGGTGCGGCACCCGCTCCAGTTTTTGCGCGTCCACGTTCCATTCGGGTGGGCCAAGCGGACGGCCATTTTGCTGGTGATGCAGCCGGTGGACAATTACCTGCGCTACCGCATGCGCCGGCGCTGGTTCTGGCCTTTTTCGCGCAAGCTCGATACGGCGATCGAGGGCGGCAAGGCGGTGCCCGTTTACATTCCGATGGCCAATCGGGTCGCGCAGCAGATGGCGAAGAAGATGGATGGCATTGGCCAGAGCGGGCTCCTCGAGGTGCTCTTCAACAAAGCGTCCACCGCGCACATTCTCGGGGGCTGCCCCATCGGGCTCACCCCCGACGATGGCGCCGTCGACCCCAAGAGCCGCCTCTTTGGCTACGAGGACATTTACGTGGTCGATGGCTCCATCGTGCCCGCCAACTTGGGCGTGAATCCCAGCTTGACGATCACCGCCATGGCCGAACATGCCATGTCGCACGTGCCGCCCAAGCCGGGCGCGGTGCAGAAGCCGGTGCGGCTCCCGGAGCTCGCGGCCGTGAACGCGGGCGCGGGCGCGGACGACTAG
- a CDS encoding GNAT family N-acetyltransferase: MEPDPTSSEHVLEDGTKVTVRAIRPSDAEMLRAGFARLSPESRYRRFFAGVSELSDETVRYLTHVDGHDHVAVVAVVDSLDLKVEDGLGVARFIRLPDNPEVAEAAVTIMDDAQRKGLGKILLRLLVERAREVGVKRFRAEVLSDNEPMMRLLLGAGASMHTSTGNTVIFDVPIEGATSPEAGERSLVERVLHAAAESLSVFLRTLRPPPLDESAPVVAESADTRPREGDAARREDRTDEEGHT; encoded by the coding sequence GTGGAACCGGATCCTACGTCGAGCGAGCACGTCCTGGAGGACGGCACGAAGGTGACCGTGCGCGCCATTCGACCCTCCGACGCGGAGATGTTGCGGGCGGGCTTTGCGCGGCTCTCGCCGGAGTCACGCTACCGGCGGTTCTTTGCCGGGGTGAGCGAGCTCAGTGACGAGACGGTGCGCTACCTGACTCATGTGGACGGCCACGACCATGTCGCCGTCGTGGCGGTGGTCGACTCGCTCGACTTGAAGGTGGAGGACGGGCTCGGCGTCGCCCGGTTCATTCGCCTCCCGGACAATCCGGAGGTCGCCGAGGCGGCGGTGACCATCATGGACGATGCCCAGCGCAAAGGGCTGGGGAAGATTTTGCTCCGGCTCCTCGTCGAAAGGGCGCGCGAGGTGGGGGTAAAGCGGTTTCGCGCGGAGGTGCTCAGCGACAACGAGCCCATGATGCGGCTCCTGCTCGGGGCGGGCGCGTCGATGCACACCAGCACGGGCAACACCGTGATCTTCGATGTGCCCATCGAGGGTGCGACATCGCCCGAGGCCGGGGAGCGGAGCTTGGTCGAGCGCGTGCTGCACGCGGCCGCCGAGTCGCTCTCCGTGTTCTTGCGCACGTTGCGGCCCCCGCCGCTGGACGAAAGCGCCCCCGTCGTGGCCGAATCGGCCGATACTCGACCTCGCGAGGGCGACGCCGCCCGGCGCGAGGATCGGACGGACGAGGAAGGCCACACATGA
- the pip gene encoding prolyl aminopeptidase, translating into MHDLAADNQSHRRTFYPEIEPYETGRLKVSDLHEIHWEVSGNPKGKPVVFLHGGPGSGTDPKQRRFFDPARYRIVLFDQRGCGKSTPHASLVDNTTWHLVSDMEALRAHLGIEKWQVFGGSWGSTLALAYAQTHPERVTELVLRGIFLLRKWEIDWFYQQGTSAMFPDKWEDYLAPIPESERHDMVSAYYKRLGSDDPKVQMEAARAWSVWEGRTSNLVVSEELVAKYAGDSFAIAFARIECHYFVNGGFFEPGNGLLDNVDRIRHIPATIVQGRYDVVCPMESAWALHRKWPEADFRIVPDAGHSAFEPGNLHELIEATDRYAGL; encoded by the coding sequence ATGCACGACCTCGCCGCCGACAACCAATCCCACCGAAGAACCTTCTATCCCGAGATCGAACCCTACGAAACGGGCCGCCTCAAAGTCTCGGATCTGCACGAGATCCATTGGGAGGTCTCGGGCAATCCCAAGGGCAAGCCCGTGGTCTTCCTGCACGGAGGCCCCGGCAGCGGCACGGACCCGAAGCAGCGTCGGTTCTTCGACCCGGCGCGCTACCGCATCGTCTTGTTCGACCAGCGCGGCTGCGGCAAGAGCACGCCGCACGCGTCGCTCGTGGACAACACCACGTGGCACCTCGTCTCGGACATGGAAGCGCTGCGCGCGCACCTCGGCATCGAAAAATGGCAGGTCTTCGGCGGCTCGTGGGGCAGCACCCTGGCCTTGGCCTATGCGCAGACGCACCCGGAGCGCGTGACGGAGCTGGTCCTGCGCGGCATCTTCTTGCTCCGCAAGTGGGAGATCGACTGGTTCTACCAGCAGGGAACCAGCGCCATGTTCCCCGACAAGTGGGAGGACTACCTGGCCCCCATCCCCGAGAGCGAGCGGCACGACATGGTAAGTGCATACTACAAGCGTCTCGGCAGCGACGACCCCAAGGTCCAGATGGAGGCGGCGCGCGCGTGGAGCGTGTGGGAAGGCCGCACCAGCAACCTGGTCGTGAGCGAAGAGCTGGTGGCCAAGTACGCGGGCGACTCCTTCGCCATCGCCTTCGCGCGCATCGAGTGTCACTACTTCGTGAACGGTGGCTTCTTCGAGCCCGGCAACGGGCTGCTCGACAATGTGGACCGCATCCGCCACATCCCGGCGACCATCGTGCAAGGCCGCTACGATGTGGTGTGTCCGATGGAGAGCGCATGGGCGCTGCACCGCAAGTGGCCCGAGGCGGATTTTCGGATCGTGCCGGACGCGGGACACTCGGCGTTCGAGCCGGGCAACCTGCACGAGCTGATCGAGGCGACGGACCGCTACGCGGGGCTCTGA
- a CDS encoding class I SAM-dependent methyltransferase produces the protein MTSTKEEIEVGYDISNEFFRLWLDERMHYTSAVFENENETLEQAQQNKSRILYEFAEVGPDKTVLDIGCGWGANLEYIAKRGAKEVHGITLSTEQYNEINARNIPGVKAWCADYKDFVPPFLYDSLISIEMIDHLCSPAQANKGLAVEIYRKYFTKVAEWVKPGATFGFQAILRNRVPRTRQDIADLKFTADVIFPGGLNPRLEELVMAVNPAWEILELKTRRRDYGKTTGEWLRRLKLHEAEIRERWGNKVYDDYDRYLSTCVRAFANHWSSDVQMKLKKIDI, from the coding sequence GTGACGAGCACCAAAGAAGAGATCGAAGTTGGCTACGACATCTCCAACGAGTTCTTCCGGCTCTGGCTGGACGAGCGCATGCACTATACGAGCGCCGTCTTCGAGAACGAGAACGAGACGCTCGAACAGGCGCAACAGAACAAGTCACGCATCCTCTACGAGTTCGCGGAGGTCGGCCCCGACAAGACGGTGCTCGACATCGGCTGCGGCTGGGGGGCGAATCTCGAGTACATCGCGAAGCGCGGCGCCAAAGAGGTCCACGGGATCACGCTTTCGACAGAGCAGTACAACGAGATCAACGCGCGGAACATCCCGGGGGTCAAAGCCTGGTGCGCGGACTACAAAGACTTCGTACCGCCCTTTCTCTACGACTCCCTCATCTCCATCGAGATGATCGATCACTTGTGCTCTCCCGCGCAGGCCAACAAGGGGCTGGCGGTGGAGATCTATCGCAAGTACTTCACCAAGGTCGCCGAGTGGGTCAAACCCGGCGCGACGTTCGGGTTCCAGGCCATTCTGCGCAATCGCGTCCCGCGCACGCGCCAGGACATTGCGGATCTCAAGTTCACGGCCGACGTGATCTTCCCGGGCGGGCTCAACCCTAGGCTCGAAGAGCTGGTGATGGCCGTCAACCCAGCCTGGGAGATCCTGGAGCTCAAGACCCGCCGCCGCGACTATGGCAAGACCACCGGCGAGTGGCTGCGCCGCCTCAAGCTGCACGAAGCCGAGATTCGCGAGCGCTGGGGTAATAAAGTGTACGACGACTACGATCGCTATTTGTCGACCTGCGTACGCGCATTCGCCAATCACTGGTCGAGCGACGTGCAGATGAAGTTGAAGAAGATCGATATCTGA
- a CDS encoding DUF481 domain-containing protein: MSATIYLRGSIVAVLSLLAATARAQTAPPPNTAGGSAAQATASKGSTDIVKDQFAAAGARDQKDGMAGNVQAGGILTSGNSRALAATIAGQYRYRQDIHQISAAAAGNYGEAAKTGEAVAQTVGNVQGLVRYDLFFAEHWSAFLQVGARRDRFQGLDLRLNIDPGVSYYFLEDQKHRFWVEAGYDFQYDIRRTEQLADAKLADPTGDYPRTKGRHSGRLFVGYDNQLNAFVNFTTGVEYLQPFDPTRAWRLTWNNQLKSAISDQFSLATTFTLRYDHDPLPGVKDTDTITSVAIIYTFK, from the coding sequence ATGAGCGCCACGATCTACCTGAGAGGCTCCATCGTCGCAGTTCTATCCTTGCTCGCCGCCACGGCCCGAGCGCAGACGGCACCGCCCCCGAACACGGCCGGAGGATCGGCCGCACAGGCCACGGCGTCCAAGGGGTCGACCGATATCGTCAAAGACCAGTTCGCGGCGGCCGGCGCGCGCGATCAGAAGGATGGAATGGCCGGCAACGTTCAGGCGGGCGGCATCCTCACCTCGGGCAACTCGCGCGCCTTGGCCGCGACGATCGCCGGCCAATATCGCTACCGCCAAGACATCCATCAGATATCGGCGGCGGCGGCAGGCAACTACGGTGAGGCCGCGAAGACGGGCGAAGCGGTGGCGCAGACGGTGGGGAACGTGCAGGGGCTCGTTCGCTATGACTTGTTCTTCGCCGAGCATTGGTCGGCCTTTCTCCAGGTCGGCGCGCGGCGCGATCGCTTTCAGGGGCTCGATTTGCGGCTCAATATCGATCCCGGTGTTTCGTATTATTTCCTCGAAGACCAAAAACACCGGTTCTGGGTGGAGGCCGGCTACGACTTCCAATACGACATTCGCCGGACCGAGCAACTGGCCGACGCGAAGCTGGCCGATCCAACCGGCGATTATCCTCGCACCAAGGGCCGCCATAGCGGCCGTCTCTTCGTCGGCTACGACAACCAACTGAACGCCTTCGTGAACTTCACGACCGGCGTCGAGTACCTGCAGCCCTTCGATCCCACGCGCGCCTGGCGCCTCACGTGGAACAACCAGCTGAAGTCCGCCATTTCGGACCAATTCTCGCTAGCGACGACCTTCACCCTCCGCTACGACCACGATCCCTTGCCGGGCGTGAAGGACACGGACACCATCACGTCCGTAGCCATAATCTATACATTCAAATGA
- a CDS encoding AI-2E family transporter — protein sequence MRFVVASRKKDAEVAKRGPARDRRAPVPLSDVELPRLTMTPVAPEIARGRRIALTIVVVLTFLTVAWIASPLWVGIALGTVMAFTAQPAYRKLAVRMGDRRAIAAAITTVLSGIASAIALSVIVYILVGELFQLVALFQNKLGSDSLAELVGDRAARALDRIGIDRAAAMTRIRHELSAASESTARAAGTLVQATTSAMLGLVIALMTMYYVLLEWPNIAIRLERVLPLDPRHTRALVLEFRDVGRSSFVGTVATALVQGLLGGVGYAGAGLSNSVSLGLLTTLASFVPLVGTSLVWVGASLYLLFKGNLLAAILVSGWGFFVVMGLSDYFIRPRLVGGHGHGHPLLMLVALLGGIEVFGLAGLIAGPIVMSLFLAALRIYEREVDLADLPDRRDAPFAGPAGAAFESNPELVMTPEPRREVLLEPKKTLEEIEELEG from the coding sequence ATGCGCTTCGTGGTCGCATCCCGAAAGAAAGATGCGGAGGTCGCAAAACGAGGGCCTGCACGCGATCGCCGGGCGCCGGTGCCGCTCTCGGACGTGGAGCTCCCCCGGCTCACGATGACGCCGGTGGCCCCCGAAATTGCGCGCGGGCGCCGGATTGCCTTGACCATCGTGGTGGTGCTGACGTTCCTCACGGTCGCCTGGATCGCCTCGCCGCTCTGGGTCGGCATCGCGCTGGGCACCGTGATGGCCTTTACCGCACAACCCGCTTACCGCAAGCTCGCGGTCCGCATGGGCGATCGGAGGGCCATCGCCGCCGCCATCACCACGGTGCTCAGCGGCATCGCCAGCGCCATCGCGCTCAGCGTGATCGTCTACATCTTGGTGGGCGAGCTCTTTCAGCTGGTCGCCCTCTTTCAAAACAAGCTGGGGAGCGACTCGCTGGCCGAGCTGGTGGGCGACCGGGCGGCGCGCGCGCTCGATCGCATCGGCATCGACCGCGCGGCGGCCATGACGCGCATCCGGCACGAGCTCTCGGCCGCCAGCGAATCCACGGCGCGCGCGGCGGGGACGTTGGTGCAGGCCACGACCAGCGCGATGCTCGGCCTCGTCATCGCGCTGATGACCATGTACTACGTGCTGCTGGAGTGGCCCAACATCGCCATCCGCCTGGAGCGGGTGCTGCCCCTCGATCCGCGGCACACGCGCGCGCTGGTGCTCGAGTTTCGCGACGTGGGGCGCAGCTCGTTCGTGGGCACGGTGGCCACGGCGCTCGTGCAAGGTCTCCTCGGCGGCGTGGGGTATGCCGGGGCGGGGCTCTCCAACTCGGTGAGCTTGGGGCTGCTCACGACGCTCGCGTCGTTCGTGCCGCTGGTCGGCACCTCGCTGGTGTGGGTCGGCGCCTCGCTTTACCTGCTGTTCAAGGGGAACCTGCTGGCGGCGATCCTGGTGTCGGGCTGGGGCTTCTTCGTGGTGATGGGGTTATCGGATTACTTCATCCGGCCCCGTTTGGTGGGCGGACATGGTCACGGGCACCCGCTGCTCATGTTGGTGGCGCTGCTCGGGGGCATCGAGGTCTTCGGTCTGGCGGGGCTGATCGCAGGGCCCATCGTGATGTCGCTCTTTTTGGCCGCGCTCCGCATCTACGAGCGCGAGGTCGATCTCGCCGATCTTCCCGACCGGCGCGATGCGCCCTTCGCAGGTCCGGCGGGGGCGGCGTTCGAGTCGAACCCGGAGCTCGTGATGACACCCGAGCCGCGCCGGGAGGTTCTGCTCGAGCCAAAGAAGACGCTCGAGGAGATCGAGGAACTAGAGGGCTAG